A genomic window from Candidatus Thiocaldithrix dubininis includes:
- a CDS encoding KpsF/GutQ family sugar-phosphate isomerase → MPECDQKILALAHAVIETEIKALQALPQRLDQNFLGACHAILGCKGRVIVTGMGKSGHIANKIAATLASTGTPAFFIHPAEAQHGDLGMITQGDVLIALSNSGTNDEILQMVPLLRLMQVKIIAMTGNPQSPLATAADFNIDTSVEREACPLNLAPTSSTTTALVMGDALAVALLDARGFTAEDFARSHPGGRLGKRLLVHVSDLMHTGEAIPAVKPQASLQAAILEMTRKGLGLTTVMDDACHLLGIFTDGDLRRTFEKGVAGLDKPIAELMTSQGRTIEPDKLAVDALNMMQACSITVLPVVQAGCVVGIIHMHDLLKAGIA, encoded by the coding sequence ATGCCTGAATGCGATCAAAAAATCTTAGCGCTTGCCCATGCCGTTATTGAAACTGAAATCAAGGCATTACAAGCCTTACCCCAACGCCTAGATCAAAATTTTCTAGGCGCTTGTCATGCCATTTTAGGCTGTAAAGGTCGGGTGATTGTGACGGGTATGGGCAAGTCTGGGCATATTGCCAATAAAATCGCCGCAACTTTAGCCAGTACAGGCACACCCGCATTTTTTATACACCCTGCTGAAGCGCAACATGGCGACTTAGGTATGATTACCCAAGGCGATGTCTTAATTGCGTTATCTAATTCCGGTACAAATGACGAAATTCTGCAAATGGTGCCACTATTACGCCTTATGCAAGTCAAAATTATCGCCATGACGGGTAACCCACAATCGCCGTTAGCGACTGCTGCTGATTTTAATATCGATACCAGCGTGGAACGAGAAGCTTGCCCATTAAACCTTGCGCCCACTTCCAGCACAACCACCGCATTAGTTATGGGTGATGCGTTAGCTGTCGCCTTATTAGATGCACGCGGCTTTACGGCTGAAGATTTTGCCCGCTCGCATCCGGGTGGGCGTTTAGGCAAGCGTTTATTAGTGCATGTTAGTGATTTAATGCATACCGGCGAGGCAATTCCCGCTGTGAAACCACAAGCTAGTTTACAGGCGGCTATTTTAGAAATGACGCGTAAAGGCTTAGGCTTAACCACGGTAATGGATGATGCCTGTCATTTGCTGGGAATTTTTACCGATGGCGATTTACGGCGTACCTTTGAAAAAGGTGTAGCAGGCTTAGACAAACCGATTGCAGAACTGATGACGAGTCAAGGTCGTACCATCGAACCTGACAAATTAGCGGTAGATGCGCTAAATATGATGCAAGCCTGTAGTATTACTGTTTTACCTGTGGTGCAAGCAGGTTGTGTGGTTGGTATTATTCACATGCATGATTTGTTAAAAGCGGGAATTGCTTAA
- the kdsC gene encoding 3-deoxy-manno-octulosonate-8-phosphatase KdsC — MYDFTTVATAVLARAKAIKLVIFDIDGVLTDGSLYFDNQGQEYKAFNSKDGHGMRMLMESGIEAAIITGRTSELVLHRAANLQIPKNRIWQGYRDKRPAFQDLLKQTGLQPSEIAYVGDDVIDLPVMAKVGFAVAVADAHPFVQQHSHWITHYKGGRGAARELCELLMYAQGTLEAKLASYLV, encoded by the coding sequence ATGTATGACTTTACAACAGTAGCAACGGCTGTCTTAGCACGAGCTAAAGCCATTAAGCTGGTCATTTTTGATATTGATGGCGTGCTGACCGATGGCAGTTTGTATTTTGATAATCAGGGTCAGGAATACAAAGCCTTTAATTCTAAAGATGGGCATGGCATGCGCATGTTAATGGAATCGGGTATTGAAGCTGCCATTATTACCGGACGCACCTCTGAATTAGTGTTGCACCGTGCTGCTAACCTACAAATTCCCAAGAATCGTATTTGGCAGGGTTACCGCGATAAACGCCCGGCTTTTCAAGATTTACTTAAACAAACTGGCTTACAGCCAAGTGAAATTGCCTATGTTGGCGATGATGTGATTGATTTACCTGTCATGGCTAAGGTGGGGTTTGCCGTAGCGGTTGCGGATGCACACCCATTTGTACAACAACACTCCCATTGGATAACCCATTATAAAGGTGGGCGTGGGGCAGCGCGTGAACTCTGCGAATTATTGATGTATGCGCAAGGTACATTAGAAGCTAAGTTAGCCAGCTATTTAGTATGA
- the lptC gene encoding LPS export ABC transporter periplasmic protein LptC, protein MKNALILVLAIMLIVALSQLETYFTQPSQILPIIDKSKVSYYLADFALQQFDAQGKQSYAVSAKHLSHWQAEKRSEIIQPLITGQGKTTEDNIVTRADVAEFDHTQQQAQLSGHVSVEQNSANAAQGFKLQTEQLLYNLSTREISTPSKIELTSPAGHLQATGLLGKLNEDYLRLNANVRATYQLP, encoded by the coding sequence ATGAAAAATGCCTTAATTCTAGTCTTGGCTATTATGTTGATTGTGGCATTAAGCCAGCTAGAAACCTATTTCACGCAACCCAGCCAAATTTTACCGATTATTGATAAGAGTAAAGTAAGCTATTATTTGGCGGACTTTGCTTTGCAACAATTCGATGCACAAGGTAAACAAAGCTATGCGGTTAGCGCCAAACATTTGTCACATTGGCAGGCTGAAAAACGTAGTGAAATTATTCAACCGCTAATTACAGGACAAGGCAAAACAACAGAAGACAACATTGTTACGCGGGCTGATGTAGCAGAGTTTGATCATACCCAACAACAGGCGCAATTATCGGGGCATGTAAGCGTCGAACAAAACAGTGCAAATGCAGCGCAGGGTTTTAAATTACAAACCGAACAATTGCTGTATAACTTAAGCACCCGCGAAATATCTACCCCATCTAAAATAGAGTTAACCAGTCCGGCTGGGCATTTGCAGGCTACAGGGTTGCTGGGTAAACTGAATGAAGATTACTTGAGGCTCAATGCAAATGTGCGTGCAACCTACCAATTACCTTAA
- the lptA gene encoding lipopolysaccharide transport periplasmic protein LptA has translation MCVQPTNYLNMTRLFVLSLMLCASSSWALQSDVEKPVEIEADSAVFDKMAGTASYSGNVLIRQGTLEIRASNIRINAPGNEIKSIIADGSPVSFKQKMDNGRAATGQAQNMKYFVADKRLTLTGNAELTQDKDRFASNFIEYLPESGQLRAGAQAASTGEPRQGRSGRVSAIFYPTNKAQ, from the coding sequence ATGTGCGTGCAACCTACCAATTACCTTAATATGACTCGACTATTCGTACTGAGTTTAATGCTGTGCGCCAGTAGTAGTTGGGCATTACAATCAGATGTAGAAAAGCCGGTGGAAATTGAAGCCGATTCAGCCGTGTTTGATAAAATGGCGGGTACAGCCAGCTATAGCGGCAATGTATTAATTCGCCAAGGAACGTTAGAAATCCGTGCTTCCAATATTCGCATTAATGCGCCGGGTAATGAAATTAAGTCGATTATAGCCGATGGCTCACCCGTCAGTTTTAAACAAAAAATGGATAACGGACGAGCGGCGACCGGACAAGCCCAAAACATGAAATATTTTGTGGCAGATAAACGTTTAACCTTAACTGGCAATGCGGAACTCACCCAAGACAAAGACCGTTTTGCCAGCAATTTTATTGAATACTTACCTGAGAGCGGGCAATTACGCGCAGGCGCACAAGCCGCTAGCACCGGCGAGCCACGCCAAGGCCGCAGTGGACGTGTATCAGCTATTTTCTACCCCACGAATAAAGCGCAATGA
- the lptB gene encoding LPS export ABC transporter ATP-binding protein gives MNTLRARNLQKSYKKRQILKGVDIDVNGAEVVGLLGPNGAGKTTCFYMIVGLVGADAGKVLLNEQDITSMPMYERARHGIGYLAQEASIFRKLTVAQNIMAVLELRKDLSKLQRQARLESLLEEFQLSHLYHSQGISLSGGERRRAEIARALASEPKFILLDEPFAGVDPISVLEIQKIIKHLVQRNIGVLITDHSVRETLGICDRAYILSEGKILIEGSPDIILNNEQAKRVYLGDNFRL, from the coding sequence ATGAATACCCTACGCGCCCGTAACCTGCAAAAAAGTTACAAAAAACGTCAGATTCTCAAAGGCGTGGATATTGATGTCAATGGTGCAGAAGTTGTTGGCTTACTGGGGCCTAACGGTGCAGGCAAAACCACTTGCTTCTATATGATCGTTGGTTTAGTTGGCGCGGATGCAGGCAAGGTGTTATTAAATGAACAAGATATCACCTCCATGCCAATGTATGAACGCGCCCGGCATGGCATTGGTTATTTAGCGCAAGAAGCCAGTATTTTCCGCAAACTCACCGTTGCTCAAAATATTATGGCGGTGTTGGAGCTGCGTAAAGACTTAAGCAAACTTCAACGGCAAGCCCGCTTAGAAAGTTTATTGGAAGAATTTCAGCTTTCGCACCTGTATCATAGCCAAGGTATTAGCTTATCGGGTGGCGAACGCCGCCGTGCCGAAATTGCCCGCGCACTGGCATCTGAACCGAAATTTATTTTATTAGATGAACCCTTTGCAGGCGTTGACCCTATTTCTGTACTGGAAATTCAAAAAATCATTAAACATTTAGTGCAGCGTAATATTGGGGTATTAATTACCGATCACAGCGTGCGTGAAACCTTGGGCATCTGCGACCGCGCTTACATTCTAAGCGAAGGAAAAATATTAATCGAAGGTTCACCGGATATTATCCTAAATAATGAGCAGGCTAAACGGGTATATCTGGGCGATAACTTCCGGCTTTGA
- a CDS encoding M20 aminoacylase family protein gives MSESLHPIARDTALHQLMQTWRRQIHQHPELAYEEFKTSQFVAEQLAQLGLTVHTGLGGTGIVGVLQGTQGEGVHIALRADMDALPLVELNSFAHKSCHYGKMHGCGHDGHTTMLLGAATALAAQPNFKGTVYFIFQPAEEGGAGAKRMIEDGLFNRFPIEQVYGMHNWPGVTSGQFAVHAGAVMASTDSFELSLTGKGGHGAMPDTTIDPVVTAAQIITATQSIVARNLNPTESGVISITQVQAGTGAYNVIPEQVLMRGTIRSLNEPNRQLLTQRFQQVIEYTAAAFNTQAHLQFNEGYPATINTPAEAAVCRQVAASLVGDENVQWNPPPSMGAEDFAYMLQQRPGAYIWIGNGDLSESRALHNPYYDFNDAILALGASYWVKLVRTILY, from the coding sequence ATGAGCGAATCATTGCATCCGATTGCCCGCGATACTGCCTTACATCAATTAATGCAAACTTGGCGTCGCCAAATTCACCAGCACCCTGAACTGGCGTATGAAGAATTTAAAACCAGCCAATTTGTGGCGGAACAATTAGCGCAGTTAGGCTTAACTGTCCACACTGGTTTAGGCGGTACGGGCATTGTGGGCGTATTGCAAGGTACGCAAGGTGAGGGCGTACATATTGCCTTGCGTGCGGATATGGACGCACTACCGTTGGTGGAATTAAATAGCTTTGCGCATAAATCGTGTCATTACGGCAAAATGCACGGCTGCGGGCATGACGGGCATACTACCATGTTATTGGGGGCGGCTACTGCGTTAGCTGCGCAACCGAATTTTAAAGGCACGGTCTATTTTATTTTCCAACCGGCGGAAGAAGGCGGTGCGGGTGCAAAACGCATGATCGAGGACGGTTTATTTAACCGCTTTCCGATTGAACAAGTTTACGGTATGCATAATTGGCCGGGGGTTACCAGTGGGCAATTTGCCGTACATGCTGGCGCTGTCATGGCTTCAACCGATTCTTTTGAATTGAGTTTAACGGGTAAAGGCGGACACGGCGCAATGCCAGATACCACGATTGATCCGGTCGTGACCGCCGCGCAAATCATTACCGCAACCCAAAGTATCGTGGCACGTAATCTTAATCCTACCGAAAGCGGCGTGATTAGTATTACTCAAGTGCAAGCAGGTACGGGGGCGTATAACGTTATTCCTGAACAGGTATTGATGCGCGGTACAATTCGCAGTTTAAATGAACCCAATCGACAACTTTTAACGCAGCGTTTTCAGCAGGTTATTGAATACACGGCAGCAGCTTTTAATACCCAAGCCCATTTGCAATTTAATGAAGGGTATCCCGCGACCATTAATACGCCAGCCGAAGCCGCAGTTTGTCGGCAAGTAGCGGCTAGTTTAGTGGGGGATGAAAATGTGCAATGGAATCCACCCCCAAGTATGGGAGCGGAAGATTTTGCGTATATGTTACAGCAGCGGCCGGGCGCTTATATCTGGATTGGCAATGGTGATTTAAGCGAAAGCCGCGCCTTACATAATCCCTATTATGATTTTAATGATGCTATTTTAGCGTTGGGAGCAAGTTATTGGGTTAAGTTAGTGCGCACAATTTTGTATTAA
- a CDS encoding sulfite exporter TauE/SafE family protein — MDISLLDLLLASLAALVAGAINALAGGGTLITFPTLVALGIPPIMANVTSTVALCPGYFGATLAQLKDIRPQQARLTLVLPAAVLGGLVGGYLLLNTGEKLFQALVPYLILLASLLLALQNPMRAWLNKHIQAHQAQAISPYWAIPLIFLAAIYGGYFGAGLSVIVLAALALVFDDSLTKLNALKQAIAFCVNVAAAVFFLFSGKVVWLVALFMAVGALVGGMLGGKLAGKIDPNTLRWIVVSLGMLIAIVYWLK, encoded by the coding sequence ATGGATATTAGTCTGCTAGATTTATTACTTGCCAGTCTTGCTGCCTTGGTTGCAGGTGCAATCAATGCCTTAGCGGGGGGCGGCACATTAATCACCTTTCCAACACTTGTAGCGCTAGGCATACCCCCGATTATGGCCAATGTTACCAGTACAGTTGCGCTTTGCCCCGGCTATTTTGGTGCAACCTTAGCCCAACTCAAAGACATTCGCCCGCAACAGGCGCGTTTAACCTTAGTCTTACCAGCAGCCGTTTTAGGCGGCTTAGTCGGTGGTTACTTATTGTTAAACACTGGCGAAAAATTGTTCCAAGCTTTAGTGCCGTATTTAATTCTGCTGGCCTCTTTATTATTGGCTTTACAAAATCCGATGCGGGCATGGCTTAATAAACACATTCAAGCCCATCAAGCGCAAGCCATTTCGCCATATTGGGCTATTCCCTTAATTTTTTTAGCAGCGATTTATGGCGGTTATTTTGGCGCAGGTTTAAGCGTTATTGTTTTGGCTGCCTTAGCCTTAGTGTTTGATGATTCGCTTACTAAACTAAATGCTCTTAAACAAGCCATTGCCTTTTGTGTGAATGTAGCAGCCGCCGTCTTTTTCTTATTTTCTGGCAAAGTCGTGTGGCTGGTAGCGCTGTTTATGGCAGTAGGCGCTTTAGTCGGTGGCATGTTAGGCGGCAAATTAGCGGGTAAAATCGACCCCAATACCTTGCGCTGGATTGTGGTTAGCCTAGGTATGCTTATTGCTATTGTGTATTGGCTAAAATAA